The nucleotide sequence AATGCTTTGGGAATTTCTTTTAGAAGGAACATCTATATTGTTGGTTACTTGTGTGTATGTACTAAACCCTAAGCTTGTATTGGCGTTAACTTCTATTTTTTTTAGGCGTTTACTTGCATAAGCAGAAAAATCTATGTTGGTGTCGGGTTGGTTGCTCATCACGGTGGTGTATAATTGATCAATACCATTTAAATCTACCTGATTGCGGATGTTTTTACTACGTTGACTGTAATTGATCGATGCATAGGTGTTAAGTCCTGAATACATACTAAATTTAGAATATCTTAAGTTTGCTCTTTGGTATTGTAAATTTTGCAGCAGTGCATTTCCTCTAAACAAAGCGTTGAATGAATTTACTTGCCAGCGATTGGCATAATTTTCTGCTTCTAAATAACTGTTGCTAAGGGAATAGTTTAAAACCATGCTTTCTGATTTATTAAACTCGTATTCCATTTTAATCTCTGGTTCAATTGTGTTTTTCTCAAAAGTGAACCGCTGTGTTGGATAGGTGTTTTGAAGTTGGTAATGATGTATGAAAATGCCTATAGTTGAAGTAAATTTTTTGTATAAAAACTTATATTCAATACCAGCAAACGGGTTATTTAAACGGTATGTCAACTGATTTCCAAAACCAAAATCTTCTAGATTATTCCAGTTACTGTTATTGGTGTAGTTATTCTGAGTGTTTAAATTGGTAAAAGTGCCATTATAACCTAGTGTGGTATAAAAATGGTGCTTTTTAGCAGCAATCCAATAGTGTTTCGCATTTATTTGAATGGTGTTTTGGTTTACTGTTTGTATTTCATTAAGCAAATAATGATCTGCTGCTTGCCAAGGAATATATGATGATAAAAAGGCTTTGTTTGAAAACCAATTGTATTGTGGTGTTTCTTTTTTATAAGATTGTGTAATAGCTAAAGTGCCTTTATGTTTTTTGGTAAATGTTTTGTGGAATTCTAATAATTGGGACAATGAAAAATTATCTACTTCACTAGTCGTTGTTAAACTCTTCTGTTCTAAATTTGTATTAGAAATGATTGCTCCGTTGCGGTTATTTGCTGTTGCAGCCAACTGCAGGTTGTAATTATAAGTAGTGTTTTTGTTTTGGCGAAAATCTGCTGATAATTTACCAGATAGCAACTCATTACGGTTGTTTGAACTGCTTGTGCGATTTTCAAAAGTGATGTCTTCTGCTTGTAAGTATTGTATGTTTTGATCTGTGCGGGATTGTAGCCAATTTTTATTAAAAAGCAATAAACCTTTCACATCCCATTTTTTATGAAAAGAATATCTAAAATCACTTGCAATGAATTGATTCTTATTTTCAACCACATCGGTGTTAGGATTTACATATTGATACAAATTAATTAATTGCTGTTGATTGTTTTTAATATAAACACTTCGCAAGCCTTCAAATCTAAAAACATCTTCATAAGATAATAATTGTGAACCAAAATTATTAAGATTTCCAATAAAGCTCCAATTTACTTTTGGGGTATAATAAAACAAACTGGCATGGGTTTCGTAAAAATGGTTATTGCCATAGCCGGCACGTACATCTCCAAAAACAAATTTCTTTTTATCTTCTTTTAGTTTAATATTCATTGCCAAATCATCAGACCCTGAAACTTCTTTCATGTGGGCAACTTCGGTAAAATGGTCAATTACTTCCACTTTATCCACCGCATCGGCAGGAATGTTTTCTACGCCCAATTTAGTGCCGCCACCAAAAAAGCTGTTGCCCTCTACCATGAATTGGGTTACGGTTTTGCCTTGAACTTTAACTTGACCACTATCGGTCACCTCCACACCGGGTAGCTTTTCCAATTGATCTTTTAATTTACGTTCAGTGCCGTTCATAAAAGCAGCCACATCATAAATAAGCGTATCTTTTTTAACGATAACAGGTTGATAATCGTAATCTATTACAATTTCTTCTAATAATTCGTCTTTGGGTGTAAGTATAAAATCATAAGTGGTTGGGGAATTTTGGTAATTGTATTCCAAGGTAACTCCTTCAAAACCTATATAGTTTACAGTGATGGTATAATTGGTTTCTTTATCTAATTCAAGCTTGTATCGACCTAAATAATCGGCAATGGCAAATTTCATTCCTGCTTTGCCGTCTTTTGGCTTTGCCATTACGTTGGTGTTTTCCAATGGTTCTTCCTCGGTTGTTTTTACAACACCGCTTAGGGTTTGGGCATTGCCCAAATAGATAAATAATAAAAATAAGTAAGTTAGTAAAGGTTTCAAAGATTTTATTACAGATTTTTTAGTTTTAATTGTTACCTAAAGTTGGAAACAAAATGAGTATTAATTTATTTTCTATAATACTCAACTTCTTCATTAGTTATTCTAAGAAAGTCCGCTTCATTAATTTGCTTGCCTTTTGTTATAGGCGCTATCTTTTGTGTGTAATTATTCGTAAATTCTATTTTTTTGGCAGCATACATTGTATAGCCAATTTGCAATTCCAAAATAAGTCCTGGTAAATTCATATAAATTTCAGGACCCGCTGCAACGGGAATTTCAGGTGCAAACCACGCTTCTATTTTTTGCTCATCGGGCGTAGTACCTACGGCTTTATATACTGTAAAATTATCAATACTTTTACTTTCAGCAGTTATGTTCCAATTATAGTTGGCCTTATCTTTTAATAAGTAATGTTCCGATTTAAATTCATAATAAAAGCTATAGGTGTATTCTTTATTGGTTAAATTACAATAAACACTATATTCTGGCTGCGTTGAACTTTCAATAAATAAATCGGAAAAATAGTTATAATCAATAGGTAATGAACTTATTTCAAAATAACTTTCCGTGGACGTAAAATAAAGGTTAAACTCTATTTCGCTTGCTAGCTTTTGCGCATTACGTAAAGTTTGTTTATCAATCTCACGCAATAAGGCCCTTGGGTCATCGCCAATAGTAATTTCATAAGTTACAACACCAGTGGTCTTTTGGGCAAAACAAACACTTGTAAAAAATAATAAATAAAGAAATTTTGTTTTCATAGTTTTTAATTAAAAGAGAGGCTGTCCAAAAAGTAGGACAGCCTTTTGTTTTGTTTGATTTTAAAATCTAAAAATACCTACAGCATTTTGAGCCACACTATCCCCATATGTTGAATCTAAACATTTATCGAAATTTTGATTCGCTCTTCTTGTGGCTTGATTATGTGTATAACCAATAGCTCTGTAGTAATCATAATCAACTGACCACATATCTGCACAAGGTGTGTCTGACTCTACTTTTGCAGCAGCTTCATTTTTCTCTACTTTTTCAACACTAATGATTAAGTCTCCATTTGTAGTTATTTCACTTTTTTCGACTGTGTTAGCAGCAAAAGTACTACCTGCAAAAGCAACTATTGCCAATGCACTTAAAATTAATTTTTTCATGTTTTTTATATTTTATGTTAAACATGGTGCGATAATAATAATAATAATACCATGCAAATTTTTATGTTAAAATAGCATTTTTATGTTATTTTTTTAATAAATATTCAATGATTCAAAAACCCAATATTTCGCATCAACCCCGAAAATTTGGTACGCTTTACTGCCGATTTTTTAAAAATTTCGTTGAACAGTTCGTTGGTTAAATCATTCCATTGCTGTTTGTCGTAATCAATCAAGGTGGGTTTTGGTTTAAAAAGGGGTTCGGTGTGTGGTTTTGCAAAACGGTTCCACGGACAAACATCTTGGCAGACATCACAACCATACATCCAATCATCTAACTTGCCGGAAAATTCATGGGGAATGGCATCTTTTAGTTCAATGGTTAAATACGAAATACATTTGCTGCCGTTTACCACATAAGGCGATTCTATGGCTTGTGTAGGGCAGGCATCGATGCAAGCGGTACACGAACCGCAATGGTTGGTGGTGGCGGTATCGTACATCAAATCTAAATCAATGATTAATTCGGCTACAAAAAAGAACGAGCCTTCGGTTTTTCTTATTAAATTGTTGTTTTTACCAACCCAGCCCAAACCGCTTTTTGCTGCCCAAGCTTTGTCGAGCACCGGAGCGGAATCTACAAAAACACGTCCATCAACGGCGCCTATTTCATCATTAATAAAATTCAGCAAATCTTTCAATTTGTCTTTGATTACAAAATGATAATCTTCGCCATAGGCATATTTGGAGATTTTGTAGGAATTGGGATTTTGTTGTTCGGCAGGAAAATAATTCAGCAACAACGAAACCACCGATTTTGCACCAGGAACCAACAATCGCGGATCTAATCGTTTATCGAAATGATTTTCCATATAGTTCATTTCGCCGTGCATATTGTTTTTTAACCAACTTTCTAAACGCGGGGCTTCTTCTTCTAAAAAAGTGGCTTGTGAAATTCCACAATAAGAAAAGCCCAAATCGCGGGCTTTCTGTTTTATAAATTGTGTATATTTTTCTTTGTTAGTCATAGCTACCTCATTTTCCACAGATGCACGGATACATAATTATTAGTTTTTTTACCGCATAGATTCTGTGATAACCGTTCCAAAAACTTTAGGTATGCATTGTTTTAAGTACTGCTTATAAAACCATGCGTGTTTATGTAACCTCAAAATCTATATTTCCTATGAATCTATGTGGTTAAATATTTTATTTGATATAATTTGTTTAACCATAAAAAGTTTAAATAACTCTATTTTTTATTGTGGTTTAAAAAACAGAAAAATAACTAAAAGATTTATTCATGGTCATTAAACAAACCGCCTTGCTTGCCCAGATTTTGTTTTCCCAAATGCTTGTAGGCCTTTTCGGTTACTTCACGTCCACGCGGCGTGCGGTAAATAAATCCTTCCTGAATAAGAAAAGGTTCATAGACTTCTTCAATTGTTTCGGCATTTTCTGAAACGGCTGTTGCCAATGTGGATAATCCCACGGGACCGCCTTTGAATTTATCAATAATGGTAGATAAAATTTTGTTGTCCATTTCGTCTAATCCGTATTGATCCACATTCAACGCTTTTAAGGCAAAACGCGAAATTTCGATATCGATACGTCCGTTGCCTTTAATCTGAGCAAAATCACGAACTCTTCGTAGCAACGCATTGGCAATACGAGGTGTTCCTCGGCTTCTACCCGCAATTTCAATAGCCGCTTCTATATCAATAGGAACTTTTAAAATAGTGGCGCTTCGTTCTACGATAGTGGAAAGCAATTCGATGTTGTAATATTGCAAACGACTTTGAATACCGAAACGTGCACGCATTGGCGCTGTTAGCAACCCAGAACGTGTAGTTGCCCCAACCAATGTAAACGGATTCAGGTTGATTTGAACCGAACGTGCATTGGGACCCGATTCAATCATGATATCAATCTTAAAATCTTCCATTGCCGAGTACAGATATTCTTCCACCACCGGACTTAAACGGTGAATTTCATCGATAAACAAAATATCGCGCTCTTCCAGATTGGTTAACAACCCGGCTAAATCTCCTGGCTTATCCAACACAGGCCCAGAAGTGATTTTTATACCGACATTTAATTCGTTTGCCAAAATATTAGACAAGGTTGTTTTTCCCAAACCCGGAGGTCCATGGAACAAGGTGTGGTCTAAAGCTTCGCCACGCAAATTGGCTGCTTTTACAAACACTTTTAAATTTTCTAATACCTGATCTTGCCCTGCAAAATCGTCAAACGAGAGCGGACGTAGTTTTTTTTCTACATCGATTTCTTCGTTGGAATAATTTTCATTGCTTGGGTTTAAATGCTCGTTCATAAATGCAAAGATAGTATTTTTACATATATCTTATTTAAACTTTTCAAACCACATAGGTTGATAGTTAGCCATATTTTAGAAGTCTCATATATTGATTATCTTTGGTACTACACATCATAGTTGATCGATGTTTTATCGACATAAAATCTATTTAAATACATTTTAAAAAAATCTAGGTGTTTATCTGGTTCTATTACTTTTTCAGTTTTACGAATATAAAAAAAAGCATTACAAATTAAGTCGTTGTATATTTAACGATTATTACAAATAAAATCACAAAAATGAACTGTACACTATGCGACACTTTTTTAATGGAGAAAGCCGATACCGACTATTATATCTGCACAAATTGCAATGCTTATTTAAAGTGTGACGATTTGTATTTTAATGAAGCTGAAGAGAAAAATCATTACGAACAACACAATAATGATGTGAACGATACAGGTTATCAAAATTTCACAGCTCCGGTTACTAACACCATTATTGAAAACTGTACAACCGAAATGCTTGGCTTGGATTATGGTTGTGGAAAAGGTCCGGTAATTAGTAAACAGCTTCTGGAGAAAGGATTTAAGGTTGATTTGTTTGATCCGTATTTTTATCCAGACACTTCGTACTTAAACAAGCATTATGATTACATTTTTAGTTGCGAGGTTTTTGAACATTTTTATCAGCCGTTTGAAGAACTAAAAAAATTACACAGCATATTAAAACCAAAGGGATTGTTGATTGTGAAGACGCACCTATACAACCACCAAACCGATTTTAAAAATTGGTATTACCGTAAAGACCAAACGCATGTTTTTATATACACTTTTAAAACCTTTGAATACATTGCGGAACATTTCGGGTTTGATATTGTAACCTTAACAGAAAAATTGATTGTTTTAAGGAAGCGGATATTTTAGGGATTGTTGGTTAGTGACACTTAAATTATTCGTTTATAAAAAAAGAGGAAGCTTTCGCTTCCTCTTTTTTGTTGTTATTTACAAGTGGTTATCGTTTCAACGAGAAGTGACCTGTAACTTCTTTTGTTAATCCTGTTTTTGGATCTACATACTCTGCTTTAAACCAGTAGTCGGTTGATGGCATTGGTTTTCCGTTAAAGGTTCCGTCCCAGCCTTCGCTTGCTCCACTTAATTGTTTAATCAGTTTTCCAAAACGGTCAAAAATGTATATTTTGGCATTTGGCTGATTCTTTAACGACCAAATGTTCCAAGTATCGTTGTAACCGTCGTTGTTTGGTGTAAAGTATTTTGGATAATCCATCACGTTGATTACTTTACTTGCCTCACATGGTTGTCCTTGAATACGTACATAAACTGTGTGCTCACCCGGCGTGACATCTAAAAAGATATTCGAATCTTGCCATGGACCGTTGTCTAATTTATACTCTAATTGTACGCCCGGACCTGCATAAGCCATTACTTCGATTGCGTTGGTATCACCAAAGCTATCTGTTAGCTTCACTTCGTCGATTGTTACGCTTGGCGCTTCATTTACTACTGCCGTGCGTGTAGTGCTACATCCGTTTGGACCGGTTACCACTACTCGGTAAGTACCACCGCGTTTAACATATAATCGGCCGCCGTCGTTTAACACGTCTGCTACAGTTGGCGTTAAAGGTTGCCCATCACGTGTCCAAACAAGGGTATAACCCGTATCTTCTTGGATTCCAGTTTCCAAGTAATGTCCACTAATCAGAGCAAATTGGTCGCGGTATTCGTAACACACTACTCCGTTTTCTAATGGTAAAACTTCTGGTGCGTCTTTTAATCGAACCGTAAAAGTTACACTTGCACTACATACTAAATTCGTATTGGTGTATTTTACTACTGCTCTTATTACTTCCCCATCGAAAACTTGTACGCTGTTTTTGTTTACAATGGTGCCATCCCAACGCTCATACTGTACAAATACATCTGCTGCTGCTGGTTGGTTGCCAATAATCTCTGCGTCTAATCCGCTTAAATCTACTATCGATACTCCATCGTTTTCAAAATCGGTTTCACAGAATTCTGTATCACTCGCTGCAAAGGCATATACTGCTTGCTCAATTTGGATAAAGAAGGTAGATATATTAAAACATCCTGTTTCACTGTTTTCTACACGAACCCAGATTTGCTGACGATCTAAGGTAGTGTTTTCATAGGTATATGGCAATGGGTTTACATTGTCTTCTGCATTTTCCTCGGTAGCAAAATATCTTACGATATGCGTTGCTGGATCTTGCGTACCCAAGGCTTGCGCATCTTTATCGCGTAGGTTGAACTTTGTGCTACGCGTTGGGTTATCCATACATGCTGCCAAAGTTGTCATTGGTCCTACTGTTGGCCATGGGTGTACCACCAAATCTAAAACAACAACCACATAACAACGTTGGTTTGTATCTGTGAAACTATTTTCTACACGTACATAAACTTGTGATGTACCAGTAAAGAAATTACTTGGTGTACCTATTAAGCTTAAAGGATCTTGTGTATGAGCTCCTATCTCTGAAGCATAATAGGTATAAATATAATTATTATTAAAATTACTGATACTTGCTTCTGCATCTCTTAAATCAAAGGTTGCCATACCTGAATTAAACGTATCTTCACATAATTCCAATGGTGTTGGTGTATAGTTCGGTTCAGGTACTGGTAACACGCGTAATGTTAAGGTAGTTACACTTCTACAACCGTATTGGTTCTCCACGCCGATATAAATGGTTTGTGGGTTTACCGTATTATAGAACTTGCTTGGATTTGCGATTTTGTTGAAATCGTTCTCTGCCGCTTGCTGGGTTAGGTAATAATTGATTACTGTTCCAAATGGTGGCTGACCGCCAAACAATTCATATTCGCGGATGGTTAAATCAAACTCGCGCAATCCATCGTTTATTTGATCGGTATCACATAATACGATTGGCAATGGCTGCTGTAACACAAATGGTGCAACTACCTCTATTTGGAAACTCATCACACGTGCACAACCACCCGGTTTTGATGTATCTTCTATACGAACCCATATTGTTTGTGGGTTTACTGTATTTTGGAACTGTGTAGGGTTTACAATCCAATTCGTATTACTATTAGCCAATGCTTGGGTAGTAAAGTAACGGATTTGGTAGGTTCCTTGAGCTGTTTGTGCCGCTAATAATGCCGCATTTTGCTCGGTTAAATCAAATATGCTTAATTGATCTTGAGTGCTTCCTAACACGTCACATTCCACCAATTTTGGTAAACTCGCAGGTAATTTTGGTGGAACTACCAATTGGAAGGCAATTGGATATACAGAGAAACAACCGGATACCGGATCGTTTACGCGGATCCAAATCGTTGAGTTTCCTGGCGTTAAATTGTTATAGGCTACCGGGTTCGATATATTATTTATATTGTTCATGGCATCAGACTCGGTTTCGAAAAACTGGAATCCGTAGTTTTGACCCGTAGCATCTATCAATGCTTTTCCGTATAAGTAAATGTTAATGGTACCAAAACCTGAATCGCTACATATTATGTAAGGTGTACTTGGTACGGCAATAACAGGGTTGGCTTTTACTTCTAAATTCATAGTGCTTACTACAAAACATCCGGTACTTGCGTTAAATACGCGTACATAGATGGTTTGTACGTTGGCAGATACATTTTGGTATTGGTTTGCCAATGGGTTTAATCCCGTTTGGGCATCAATGTTGTTGTAATGGAAACTTACATCTAAACCTTGTTGCGTACCGATGATTCCTGCTTTTAAGCTTGCTAAATCAAACACTTCAAAACCATCGCCATTGGTATCACATTTTGTAACCGTTGGTAACGGATTGGCTACAACCGGCATGGCTACCAATTCAATATTGATGCGGCTTACTACGAAACAGCCTGTGGTGTTATCGGTTACACGTACATAAACTACTGTTGATACATTGGTTGAAAAATTGGTTGGGTTGCCTATTGCTCCCGTATTTGCCATTGCTGCGGCTGAACTTATATGGTAGCTTACTG is from Paenimyroides aestuarii and encodes:
- the queG gene encoding tRNA epoxyqueuosine(34) reductase QueG, producing the protein MTNKEKYTQFIKQKARDLGFSYCGISQATFLEEEAPRLESWLKNNMHGEMNYMENHFDKRLDPRLLVPGAKSVVSLLLNYFPAEQQNPNSYKISKYAYGEDYHFVIKDKLKDLLNFINDEIGAVDGRVFVDSAPVLDKAWAAKSGLGWVGKNNNLIRKTEGSFFFVAELIIDLDLMYDTATTNHCGSCTACIDACPTQAIESPYVVNGSKCISYLTIELKDAIPHEFSGKLDDWMYGCDVCQDVCPWNRFAKPHTEPLFKPKPTLIDYDKQQWNDLTNELFNEIFKKSAVKRTKFSGLMRNIGFLNH
- the ruvB gene encoding Holliday junction branch migration DNA helicase RuvB, whose protein sequence is MNEHLNPSNENYSNEEIDVEKKLRPLSFDDFAGQDQVLENLKVFVKAANLRGEALDHTLFHGPPGLGKTTLSNILANELNVGIKITSGPVLDKPGDLAGLLTNLEERDILFIDEIHRLSPVVEEYLYSAMEDFKIDIMIESGPNARSVQINLNPFTLVGATTRSGLLTAPMRARFGIQSRLQYYNIELLSTIVERSATILKVPIDIEAAIEIAGRSRGTPRIANALLRRVRDFAQIKGNGRIDIEISRFALKALNVDQYGLDEMDNKILSTIIDKFKGGPVGLSTLATAVSENAETIEEVYEPFLIQEGFIYRTPRGREVTEKAYKHLGKQNLGKQGGLFNDHE
- a CDS encoding T9SS type B sorting domain-containing protein → MRNKYLLILFLVTSFLGFSQQYNYVAVDATYTPDELVKDVLVRSQCDLVSNVRYQNGDGSPQAQQYYNLAYFNQNGSTFPFEDGVVLCTDSPAEIPGPSLRQTSGVNGERWAGDQTLNDAINNAGGGSQPTYRSTQLEFDFIPVQSSVTFEYLFASNSYHSQCGEWCENGAMFAAWLIDTTTGVGQNLALVPNTTDPISINTVRDVTKSGGTCANVNPLYMGNVYAAPSTTPALSAPINYIGHTVPMTSLTANVIVGRKYTIKLAVIDFCPNNRHSSAAFFKAGSFDIGDLDLGNPVLIENGEGLCVGDSYTLQSGLDPNLFTFEWFKDGVQIPGQTGPNLVVTETGEYSVKGFIPNVTGCVLEAPPVRIEFFDYVTISAPQNISLCPSSGSSTRFNLDDALTGVTSNPDILFSYYLTQQDAENDTNAISNFYNLPNSTVGSLTIWVRAYELNNPCPYVTSFTISLLNCSLTLNPLPDLSICEGESVQTFDLTVQTPVVYNNAAGYIVTYHLSKPDADTGINAIPSGSLATYNGTNGERIWVRVTDSNNSLSFGVTSFYLYRNLLPLIQTTVLPITACENGNTGLANFDLNLAYSTVPVSPLGVSLEFYSTQQDALLGNTALMLPVNYTGAAGTIYVRVRNLDGDCFTVVPLQLQIINTPVANSIAPLTYCDLNNDGFGEFNLDVTRVLIAGNPMPANSVVTFHETQGDADANANAIFNTGAYINKVKDQQTIYVRVGFTNSSCYNTVPLVLIVNKTPAITPIRGLQVCDINNDGVETVNLRSKESEMLTGLNAANYTVSYHISSAAAMANTGAIGNPTNFSTNVSTVVYVRVTDNTTGCFVVSRINIELVAMPVVANPLPTVTKCDTNGDGFEVFDLASLKAGIIGTQQGLDVSFHYNNIDAQTGLNPLANQYQNVSANVQTIYVRVFNASTGCFVVSTMNLEVKANPVIAVPSTPYIICSDSGFGTINIYLYGKALIDATGQNYGFQFFETESDAMNNINNISNPVAYNNLTPGNSTIWIRVNDPVSGCFSVYPIAFQLVVPPKLPASLPKLVECDVLGSTQDQLSIFDLTEQNAALLAAQTAQGTYQIRYFTTQALANSNTNWIVNPTQFQNTVNPQTIWVRIEDTSKPGGCARVMSFQIEVVAPFVLQQPLPIVLCDTDQINDGLREFDLTIREYELFGGQPPFGTVINYYLTQQAAENDFNKIANPSKFYNTVNPQTIYIGVENQYGCRSVTTLTLRVLPVPEPNYTPTPLELCEDTFNSGMATFDLRDAEASISNFNNNYIYTYYASEIGAHTQDPLSLIGTPSNFFTGTSQVYVRVENSFTDTNQRCYVVVVLDLVVHPWPTVGPMTTLAACMDNPTRSTKFNLRDKDAQALGTQDPATHIVRYFATEENAEDNVNPLPYTYENTTLDRQQIWVRVENSETGCFNISTFFIQIEQAVYAFAASDTEFCETDFENDGVSIVDLSGLDAEIIGNQPAAADVFVQYERWDGTIVNKNSVQVFDGEVIRAVVKYTNTNLVCSASVTFTVRLKDAPEVLPLENGVVCYEYRDQFALISGHYLETGIQEDTGYTLVWTRDGQPLTPTVADVLNDGGRLYVKRGGTYRVVVTGPNGCSTTRTAVVNEAPSVTIDEVKLTDSFGDTNAIEVMAYAGPGVQLEYKLDNGPWQDSNIFLDVTPGEHTVYVRIQGQPCEASKVINVMDYPKYFTPNNDGYNDTWNIWSLKNQPNAKIYIFDRFGKLIKQLSGASEGWDGTFNGKPMPSTDYWFKAEYVDPKTGLTKEVTGHFSLKR
- a CDS encoding carboxypeptidase-like regulatory domain-containing protein, which codes for MKPLLTYLFLLFIYLGNAQTLSGVVKTTEEEPLENTNVMAKPKDGKAGMKFAIADYLGRYKLELDKETNYTITVNYIGFEGVTLEYNYQNSPTTYDFILTPKDELLEEIVIDYDYQPVIVKKDTLIYDVAAFMNGTERKLKDQLEKLPGVEVTDSGQVKVQGKTVTQFMVEGNSFFGGGTKLGVENIPADAVDKVEVIDHFTEVAHMKEVSGSDDLAMNIKLKEDKKKFVFGDVRAGYGNNHFYETHASLFYYTPKVNWSFIGNLNNFGSQLLSYEDVFRFEGLRSVYIKNNQQQLINLYQYVNPNTDVVENKNQFIASDFRYSFHKKWDVKGLLLFNKNWLQSRTDQNIQYLQAEDITFENRTSSSNNRNELLSGKLSADFRQNKNTTYNYNLQLAATANNRNGAIISNTNLEQKSLTTTSEVDNFSLSQLLEFHKTFTKKHKGTLAITQSYKKETPQYNWFSNKAFLSSYIPWQAADHYLLNEIQTVNQNTIQINAKHYWIAAKKHHFYTTLGYNGTFTNLNTQNNYTNNSNWNNLEDFGFGNQLTYRLNNPFAGIEYKFLYKKFTSTIGIFIHHYQLQNTYPTQRFTFEKNTIEPEIKMEYEFNKSESMVLNYSLSNSYLEAENYANRWQVNSFNALFRGNALLQNLQYQRANLRYSKFSMYSGLNTYASINYSQRSKNIRNQVDLNGIDQLYTTVMSNQPDTNIDFSAYASKRLKKIEVNANTSLGFSTYTQVTNNIDVPSKRNSQSIGSGFKTLFKQAPNINLSYTKSFSQLYSSVDNKSYTDWFSAKVESKFLKHFIAKADYNWSKTAFQNTKTIVEQANAYCEFHKENSAWTFMLKGNNLLNTGIKNEVSFSDFTTSNTIIYIFPRAVLLSIQYKL
- a CDS encoding class I SAM-dependent methyltransferase, with translation MNCTLCDTFLMEKADTDYYICTNCNAYLKCDDLYFNEAEEKNHYEQHNNDVNDTGYQNFTAPVTNTIIENCTTEMLGLDYGCGKGPVISKQLLEKGFKVDLFDPYFYPDTSYLNKHYDYIFSCEVFEHFYQPFEELKKLHSILKPKGLLIVKTHLYNHQTDFKNWYYRKDQTHVFIYTFKTFEYIAEHFGFDIVTLTEKLIVLRKRIF
- a CDS encoding GLPGLI family protein — encoded protein: MKTKFLYLLFFTSVCFAQKTTGVVTYEITIGDDPRALLREIDKQTLRNAQKLASEIEFNLYFTSTESYFEISSLPIDYNYFSDLFIESSTQPEYSVYCNLTNKEYTYSFYYEFKSEHYLLKDKANYNWNITAESKSIDNFTVYKAVGTTPDEQKIEAWFAPEIPVAAGPEIYMNLPGLILELQIGYTMYAAKKIEFTNNYTQKIAPITKGKQINEADFLRITNEEVEYYRK